The following proteins are co-located in the Vicinamibacteria bacterium genome:
- a CDS encoding FYVE zinc finger domain-containing protein: MKEPDGRLRELTRAQVQRDIRAGKILAWDQVAASDDGDRFVPVGELAPFQSFFRGRDAIHQKRCWEHPNRHSSLICRRCGRGFCETSVPQAERPGLTIRVCPACEGLLEPADPRWREKRFWERLDEVAAFPLKEMSWVTTVGIGALVWIGSMGLRGLVVYAVGLAFFVHIIARSAKGEKKMGIGPETTDPLELAGTGVAVVIVTLTVALPLILFNFFVVYRGLTDGEEPGSLFLLNIPLAIAALAYYPMAIGMSAVWHNKWLALRPDIVMGHILKIRRDYAILVGFCAAITTAQWFIESLAWIVPVFGGLATGIVSAYLGVIEAHIIGWTLYMNHEELGWG, from the coding sequence CGGACGGGCGGCTGCGCGAGCTCACGCGAGCACAAGTTCAGCGCGACATCCGAGCGGGCAAGATCCTGGCGTGGGACCAGGTCGCGGCGAGTGACGACGGCGATCGCTTCGTCCCCGTCGGCGAGCTTGCCCCGTTCCAGTCGTTCTTCCGCGGCCGTGATGCCATCCACCAGAAGCGTTGCTGGGAGCACCCGAACCGGCATTCTTCTTTGATTTGCCGCCGGTGCGGCCGCGGTTTCTGCGAAACCTCCGTGCCCCAGGCCGAGCGACCCGGATTGACCATCCGTGTCTGCCCCGCGTGTGAAGGTCTTCTCGAGCCCGCCGACCCACGATGGCGCGAGAAGCGCTTCTGGGAACGGCTCGACGAAGTCGCCGCATTTCCGCTCAAAGAGATGTCGTGGGTCACGACGGTCGGTATCGGAGCTCTGGTTTGGATCGGAAGTATGGGTCTGCGGGGTCTGGTCGTCTACGCCGTCGGGCTTGCCTTCTTCGTACACATCATCGCTCGCTCCGCCAAGGGCGAGAAGAAGATGGGCATTGGCCCGGAAACCACCGACCCTCTGGAGCTCGCGGGCACCGGGGTGGCGGTCGTCATCGTCACCCTCACGGTCGCACTCCCCTTGATCCTCTTCAACTTCTTCGTGGTTTATCGTGGCCTGACGGATGGAGAGGAGCCGGGTTCGCTGTTCCTCCTGAACATCCCGTTGGCAATTGCCGCTTTGGCCTACTACCCCATGGCGATCGGTATGAGCGCCGTGTGGCACAACAAGTGGCTCGCGCTGCGTCCCGATATCGTGATGGGACATATTCTCAAGATCCGGCGCGACTACGCCATTCTCGTCGGATTTTGCGCCGCCATCACAACGGCACAATGGTTCATCGAGTCCCTTGCCTGGATCGTCCCGGTCTTTGGAGGCCTGGCCACCGGTATCGTCTCCGCCTATCTCGGAGTCATCGAAGCGCACATCATCGGATGGACGCTCTACATGAATCACGAGGAGCTCGGCTGGGGATAA